The Hordeum vulgare subsp. vulgare chromosome 7H, MorexV3_pseudomolecules_assembly, whole genome shotgun sequence DNA window CCTTCTAGTATTATACCTATGACCATGGGCCCTTACCAACCAGACCAATACCAATACTAGCACCTCACAAATTCTCACTAGCAAGGATGACATTCGCTGGACCTAAAGCATATCCTCCAAATGCTGCTCCCCGAACTTGTTAATGAAACAGTTACTCGTGCAATCCCCCATTCACATACCAAGTAGCAACCAAGTGCTCATACTGCTACCAAGTTCAAGAGCTTCCTAACTTTCGCACACCTATCGCATTGGAGACGAACACCACCAAAACTCCAAAAGGAAGGACACTTACAAAGCCCAGCCGACCCCGACGCCGCAGAATGGCAGCCGCGGCTCCCGGACTGGGAGGCCCTCCACCAAGACCTGCTGCTGGATAGTGCACGGGAAAGCAACAACGCCCTGAGCGCTGCGTCCTGCGCGCCAAGACACAGACGCGCACACAAACAAGGAGTCGTCTCAGTCTCCACGGAGAAGGGCCGGAGCTGGAGGGTAGTGTGGGAGAAGGAGCGCTGACCTTTCAGGGAGGGGTCGTAAGCGGCTGCAGcgacgggcggcggaggaggaggggagaaggtgccgtagtggtggtggtggtatggGGGAGGGCTGGCGCCGGCGAAGGGCGGGGCGGAGGGGAGCTTggctgtggggtccctggtgtgtTGCATCGCCATGGACGAACGAATTTCGAGAGATCTCGAGGTTTCGTGGTGTGCGCTGTGTACCTCTGGAAGGGGAGGAAAATGTCGCCGGTATTGGGGAAGAATATAGACGGTGGAAGTGCTTCTATCATGCGACGACCGGAGAGGTGGACTAAATATCACCTGTTTTTCAGTCCATATATGTAAAAATAACTAATTTTTGAATCTTCTGGAACAAAGAAAACAGCATTCCCCTCCCCCTTCCGGTGATGTAAATTTCAACATCTCGTGATGCAAATTTACATCTCGAGAGGCACGAGATGTAAAAAACCGCGGCCGCGCGCCAACCATCAACTGCTCTTCATTTGCTTTCCcctcccccttcttcctctcgcccgtcgccgccccgccgcagCTCACCGCCGCTGCCCCGCCGCCGATTCCACCCCGTCGCGTCCGCGACCGCTCCGCCCCGACCCCATCCGCCCCGCTCCGGCCGCCTCCGCCCCGACCCCGTCCGCCTCCTGTGCGGCCGTCTCCGCCTCCTATCTGGCCTTCGCCCGCACCGCACACCtccgtttgccccccccccctccacgccACACGCCACCGCCCCGCTCCCCGATGGCGTCGAATAAGACGCCGAAGGGCAAGTCCGGTTTCTTCGGTGTGAGGGCGAAGCCCTCCGAGAACTTCGGAGTGGAGTTCACCGATGTCGGGCGGCCCCTCGACTATGATCCCTATCGAGTCGTCGGATGAGGAGTGGCGTGACTCCGACAAGGAGGACGAGGGGTGCGATGACCCGGACAAGGACGAGTTCTGGCAGCAGTTCCGCAGCTCCGACAACGAGGAGTAGTTTCATGTATGAAACTATGTTGAATTTGTTGTTGAACTATGTTGAGATGAAGTATAGTAGTTTATCATTTTATATCTTCATTCTGGACCATCTGTTGGAGCTTCTTTTTTTTTACATCTTCGTTTTGGACCATCTGTTGGAGCTGAGCCTTTTTCTGAGATGTAAAAGCACTTTTTGGTGCTTCAAATTTGAACCATCACCGGTTTGGAGCACAAAAGTATACATCATCTATTGGAGATGGTCTTAGATTTGTTTTAGATGGGTGGATTAGAAACATCAATTGTCTTTTAGATTCAAATTCTAAGGAATTTTTCCTCGAATACAAATTCTAAGGATTTTttaaattttgaggattttgatcctcagaAAAACAGAAATGCTTGCACTCAGCTGGCTGAAAACACTTCGCCTGGCGACTACCTCGTTTGCTTGACGCTTGTCCCGTGAACCCCACTTTCTCTCTGGAAATATCGAGTCTTTCGGTGTCCACTTGTTCATCCCAATACCTCGCACTCGTATCCCTTCTTCTACGCAAGCGCCTTTCCACCGCACCTTGCACACGCTACTATGAGCATAGGGGGTGCGGCATTGCCGGGGGGGGGCTGGCCGGAGGCTGAAGCTCTCACCGTTGCAAGCCTACATGCCGCTTCAAGGTGATGGCCTCATGGATGCAAGGGACGTcacgactgttggaaatatgccctacaggaaataatatattagttattatcatatttccatgttcgtgataatcgtttattatccatgctataattgtactgattggaaactcagatacatgtgtgtatacatagacaaacacaatgtccctagtgagcctctaaaggactagctcattgatcaaagatgatcaaggtttcccagccatagacatgagttgtcatttgataacggggtcacatcattaggagaatgatgtgatggacaagacccaaactatgaatgtagcatatgatcg harbors:
- the LOC123412211 gene encoding 60S ribosomal protein L18a-like protein, giving the protein MAMQHTRDPTAKLPSAPPFAGASPPPYHHHHYGTFSPPPPPPVAAAAYDPSLKGRSAQGVVAFPCTIQQQVLVEGLPVREPRLPFCGVGVGWALFLLGFFLAAIPWYIGAFLLFFVALDHREKPGLIACTVAGIFAVVPFMLNGIRMRPFFS